In Actinomyces weissii, a genomic segment contains:
- the dnaN gene encoding DNA polymerase III subunit beta, translating into MKLRVDRDVLAEAVTWTARSLPQRPPVPVLAGVRLEAKGSSLTLSSFDYEVSARCEVAAEVEEPGVVLVSGRLLADIAKALPAKPVDLEVEGTKVTVTCGSAHFTLAAMAADDYPALPQMPAVAGTIDAGDLAKAVAQVFTAASRDETLPMLTSVQMEVEGSTLTLLATDRYRLAMREMQWSPDEQSISTTALLKARTLSDVAKSLTSSGDVTVALSEDGSSSAGLIGFEAGGRRTTSLLTDGDYPPVRRLFPETTTIHATVGKDELVAAVRRVSLVAERSTPIRLSFTQGTLSLEAGQGDDAQASEELVAHLDGEDISTAFNPGYLLDGLAALSTPYVRLDFTHPSKPAVLTGMDAIGGQEDPSFRYLIMPIRFGA; encoded by the coding sequence GTGAAGCTCAGGGTTGACCGCGACGTCCTCGCGGAGGCAGTTACCTGGACCGCCCGCTCACTGCCGCAGCGCCCACCGGTGCCCGTCCTGGCCGGGGTGCGTCTGGAGGCCAAGGGCTCCAGCCTGACCCTGTCCTCCTTCGACTATGAGGTCTCGGCCCGCTGCGAGGTGGCCGCAGAGGTCGAGGAGCCTGGGGTGGTGCTGGTCTCCGGTCGGCTCCTGGCCGATATCGCCAAGGCCCTGCCTGCCAAGCCGGTGGACCTGGAGGTGGAGGGCACCAAGGTGACCGTCACCTGCGGCTCAGCCCACTTCACCCTGGCGGCCATGGCGGCGGACGACTACCCCGCGCTGCCGCAGATGCCCGCCGTCGCAGGCACTATCGACGCCGGGGACCTGGCCAAGGCCGTGGCCCAGGTCTTTACCGCCGCCTCCCGTGACGAGACCCTGCCCATGCTCACCTCCGTGCAGATGGAGGTGGAGGGCAGCACGCTCACCCTGCTGGCCACCGACCGTTACCGCCTGGCCATGCGGGAGATGCAGTGGTCCCCCGATGAGCAGAGCATCTCCACCACCGCCCTGCTGAAGGCCCGCACCCTGTCTGACGTAGCCAAGTCCCTGACCAGCTCCGGTGACGTGACGGTGGCCCTGAGCGAGGACGGCTCCAGCTCCGCGGGCCTGATCGGCTTCGAGGCCGGCGGGCGGCGCACCACCTCCCTGCTGACCGACGGCGACTACCCGCCGGTGCGGCGGCTGTTCCCGGAGACCACCACCATCCACGCCACCGTCGGCAAGGACGAGCTGGTGGCGGCGGTGCGCCGCGTCAGCCTGGTGGCGGAGCGTTCCACCCCAATCCGCCTGAGCTTCACCCAGGGCACCTTGTCCCTGGAGGCCGGGCAGGGTGACGACGCCCAGGCCAGCGAGGAGCTGGTGGCCCACCTGGACGGCGAGGACATCTCCACCGCCTTCAACCCCGGCTACCTGCTGGATGGGCTGGCGGCCCTGAGCACCCCCTACGTGCGCCTGGACTTCACCCACCCCTCCAAGCCGGCGGTGCTCACCGGCATGGACGCGATCGGTGGCCAGGAGGACCCCAGCTTCCGCTACCTGATCATGCCGATCCGCTTCGGGGCCTGA